In Granulicatella elegans, one genomic interval encodes:
- a CDS encoding Lrp/AsnC family transcriptional regulator, translating into MFKDVNEQILKLIEKNSRLTTEEIATLLAIEPEEVQRRIKELEEQKVICGYHTLINWEKTDDVNVSAVIELKVNPQRGMGFDRIAEKIYHFPEVEDLYLMSGGYDFMVKLKKAPMRDIAAFVSSRLSVIDEVQSTTTHVVLKQYKDHGTMFVGKSGDKRMVVTP; encoded by the coding sequence ATGTTTAAAGATGTGAATGAACAAATTTTAAAATTAATCGAAAAAAATAGTCGCTTAACAACAGAAGAAATTGCGACTTTATTAGCCATTGAACCTGAAGAAGTTCAACGTAGAATTAAAGAATTAGAAGAACAAAAGGTCATTTGTGGTTACCATACATTAATTAACTGGGAAAAAACAGATGATGTGAATGTATCTGCTGTTATCGAATTAAAAGTAAATCCTCAACGAGGAATGGGATTTGATCGCATTGCAGAAAAAATTTATCACTTCCCTGAAGTAGAAGATTTATATTTAATGTCTGGTGGATATGATTTTATGGTGAAATTGAAAAAAGCACCAATGAGAGATATTGCTGCGTTTGTATCTAGTCGCTTATCAGTTATTGATGAAGTACAATCTACGACAACCCATGTTGTATTAAAACAATATAAAGATCATGGCACAATGTTTGTTGGTAAGAGTGGAGATAAACGGATGG
- a CDS encoding ISL3 family transposase, translated as MQKREIRVMIKSTKTNQRRISLMDYCIRKLLRLTEENFITDENWLEIVTENNEIVHKINGTWTNTCTSCLYCSSENVMKHSPMEHKIRIPHLFGHKTILDLKVQRFICKDCHKTWVADCPLVPKNSNISYDLECQIMLYLKENFSRKAIAKLLSISDKTVERVMKKFKIKTMQQYHYLPKVLCLDEFRGVKTQQGKMNFICLDGENRQLIDILPGRTLHEMISFFMKFSRKQRLKVRYLVMDMNASYQNLIKTVFPNAVIVVDRFHIVQHMNRNFNQLRIVIMKQFSPKSTQQKTLKRYWKVLLKPSDELDEEKLRYNYHFKTYLTQAQLVEKLLSFDEVLSDAYDFIQELRKAYKKKNYEAFMTCIKEIPKQLPYEFKKKFEVFKRFKNGIYQAFTTGYSNGAIEGTNNLIKVIKRVAYGYRNFENMKLRIKIIKGCFFTPVNRKSL; from the coding sequence ATGCAAAAAAGAGAAATCCGAGTTATGATTAAGTCGACTAAAACAAATCAAAGGAGGATTTCTCTCATGGACTATTGTATACGAAAATTACTAAGATTAACAGAAGAAAATTTTATTACGGATGAAAATTGGTTAGAAATCGTGACAGAAAATAATGAAATAGTTCATAAAATTAATGGAACTTGGACAAATACTTGTACTTCTTGTCTATATTGTTCTAGCGAAAATGTGATGAAACATTCTCCTATGGAACATAAAATTAGAATTCCACACCTATTTGGACATAAGACTATTTTAGACCTTAAAGTACAACGATTCATCTGTAAAGATTGTCATAAAACATGGGTTGCAGATTGCCCTCTTGTTCCAAAAAATAGTAATATTTCTTATGATTTAGAGTGTCAAATTATGTTGTATTTAAAAGAAAACTTCTCTAGAAAAGCAATCGCTAAACTCCTTTCAATTTCTGATAAGACTGTTGAAAGAGTGATGAAAAAGTTTAAAATAAAAACAATGCAGCAGTATCATTATTTACCTAAAGTGCTTTGTTTAGATGAATTTAGAGGCGTTAAAACGCAACAAGGGAAAATGAATTTCATTTGTTTAGATGGAGAAAATCGCCAATTAATTGATATTTTGCCTGGTAGAACACTTCATGAAATGATTTCATTCTTTATGAAGTTTTCTCGTAAACAACGTTTAAAAGTAAGATATTTAGTGATGGATATGAATGCTTCTTATCAAAACCTTATTAAAACAGTATTTCCAAATGCTGTTATCGTAGTAGATCGATTCCATATCGTTCAACATATGAATCGTAATTTTAATCAACTGCGCATTGTGATTATGAAGCAATTCTCTCCTAAATCAACACAACAGAAGACATTAAAGCGATACTGGAAAGTACTCTTAAAGCCTAGTGATGAATTAGATGAAGAAAAATTAAGGTACAATTATCACTTCAAAACCTATCTTACTCAAGCTCAATTGGTAGAAAAATTATTGAGTTTTGACGAAGTGTTATCAGATGCATATGATTTCATTCAAGAACTTAGAAAAGCCTATAAAAAGAAAAATTACGAGGCATTTATGACATGTATAAAGGAAATTCCAAAACAATTACCTTATGAATTTAAGAAGAAGTTTGAAGTGTTTAAACGTTTTAAGAATGGGATTTATCAAGCTTTTACGACAGGATATTCCAATGGAGCTATTGAAGGAACGAATAATCTCATTAAAGTAATTAAACGTGTTGCATATGGATATCGAAATTTTGAGAATATGAAATTAAGAATCAAGATTATTAAAGGTTGTTTCTTTACCCCGGTCAATAGAAAGTCATTATGA
- a CDS encoding C1 family peptidase, with amino-acid sequence MFLTKDMTDEFRQKFQSDGQKKVAQHATVKNGIHASSQNVEAIVKNPPVYSIDLEHGKVANQKQSGRCWMFAALNTFRHKIFNEFKLEEFELSQSYTFFWDKYEKANFFHENILKTAHEAITSRNVAFLLQTPQQDGGQWDMIVSIFNKYGVVPKAVMPESFSSSASGELNKYLNKKLREDAKVLRDLVAGGATEEKVLEVRKQLMKEVYDLLAISLGTPPEVFDFSYRDKDKEYHHYENLTPQTFYKQFVGLDLDQYVSIINAPTADKPYNRSYTVEMLGNVVGGTPVKYLNVEMDTFKKLAIQQLEQGESIWFGCDVGQFSGRDTGLMAMDHFDLKGLLGLDFKLSKADRLEYGESLMTHAMVLTGVDLVNGKPTRWKVENSWGEKSGVDGFWMMSDEWMDEFTYQIVVRKEFLTAEQLAAFDSEPIVLAPWDPMGSLA; translated from the coding sequence ATGTTTTTAACAAAAGACATGACTGATGAGTTCCGTCAAAAATTTCAATCTGACGGACAAAAGAAAGTTGCACAACATGCAACTGTAAAAAATGGGATTCACGCTTCTAGCCAAAATGTAGAAGCAATCGTGAAAAACCCGCCCGTTTATTCCATTGATTTGGAACATGGAAAGGTGGCAAACCAAAAACAATCTGGGAGATGTTGGATGTTTGCTGCACTAAACACGTTCCGTCATAAAATCTTTAATGAGTTTAAGCTAGAGGAATTTGAACTTTCTCAAAGTTACACTTTTTTCTGGGATAAATATGAGAAGGCGAATTTCTTCCATGAGAATATTTTAAAAACGGCTCATGAAGCTATTACAAGTCGTAATGTTGCCTTCTTACTTCAAACACCACAACAAGATGGCGGACAATGGGATATGATTGTTTCCATCTTTAATAAGTATGGTGTCGTACCAAAGGCAGTAATGCCAGAAAGTTTTAGTAGTTCAGCTTCTGGAGAGTTGAATAAATACTTAAATAAAAAACTTCGTGAAGATGCGAAGGTTTTAAGAGATTTAGTAGCAGGGGGAGCTACTGAAGAGAAAGTCTTGGAAGTTCGTAAACAATTGATGAAGGAAGTCTATGATTTACTAGCCATCAGTTTAGGAACTCCACCAGAAGTGTTTGATTTTTCTTATCGTGATAAAGATAAAGAATACCATCACTATGAAAATTTAACACCACAAACATTTTATAAACAGTTTGTAGGGTTAGATTTAGATCAATATGTATCGATTATTAATGCACCAACAGCAGACAAACCATACAACCGTTCTTATACTGTTGAAATGTTAGGAAACGTTGTTGGAGGAACTCCTGTAAAATACTTAAATGTAGAGATGGATACTTTCAAGAAACTTGCGATTCAACAATTAGAACAAGGCGAATCGATTTGGTTTGGTTGTGATGTGGGACAATTCTCAGGGCGTGATACTGGATTAATGGCAATGGATCATTTTGATTTGAAAGGTTTATTGGGGTTAGATTTCAAACTTTCTAAAGCAGATCGCTTAGAATATGGAGAAAGTTTAATGACTCATGCCATGGTATTAACTGGGGTCGATTTAGTAAATGGAAAACCAACTCGTTGGAAAGTAGAAAATAGTTGGGGAGAAAAATCTGGGGTCGATGGATTCTGGATGATGTCAGATGAATGGATGGATGAGTTTACGTACCAAATTGTGGTTCGTAAGGAGTTCTTAACAGCTGAGCAGTTAGCTGCATTTGATTCTGAACCAATCGTATTAGCACCATGGGATCCGATGGGTTCGTTAGCCTAA
- the spxA gene encoding transcriptional regulator SpxA → MVTLYTSPSCTSCRKARAWLEEHTIAYTERNIFSEPLTIDEIKNILRMTEDGTEEIISTRSKAFQELNLNLDEVPLNQLFVLIQENPGLLRRPIMLDEKRFQVGYNEDEIRRFLPREVRAFELEQAQRLVNF, encoded by the coding sequence ATGGTTACATTATACACATCACCAAGTTGTACTTCATGCCGTAAAGCACGCGCATGGTTAGAAGAACACACTATCGCATATACTGAAAGAAATATTTTCTCAGAACCATTAACAATTGACGAAATTAAAAACATTTTACGCATGACGGAAGATGGTACAGAAGAAATTATTTCAACACGTTCAAAGGCATTCCAAGAATTAAATTTAAATTTAGATGAAGTTCCTTTGAATCAATTATTCGTTTTAATTCAAGAAAACCCAGGCTTATTACGCCGTCCAATTATGTTGGATGAAAAGAGATTCCAAGTAGGATATAACGAAGATGAAATTCGCCGTTTCTTACCTCGTGAAGTAAGAGCTTTTGAATTAGAACAAGCACAAAGATTAGTAAATTTTTAA
- the trpS gene encoding tryptophan--tRNA ligase: MTKKKIFSGVQPSAIPTIGNYIGAMKNFVALQDEYDCTYCIVNQHAITVPQDPKKLKEQTRSLAALYLAIGLDPEKSTIFVQSEVPAHAQAAWIVQCNVGVGELERMTQYKDKSQKQQSVSAGLLTYPPLMVADIILYNAEVVPVGEDQKQHMELTRDFVARFNSRYGNGNELLKMPEPFIPKAGARVMSLQTPTKKMSKSDANVKEYISMLDEPATIRKKIKSAVTDSSGVIEYNPTEKPGISNLLTIFSAFSNRSIEDLVETYKDSGYGAFKTDLAEAILAVMEPIQKRYYELLNSKQLDEILDEGAKKANAVASKTLRKMEKAVGFAR; the protein is encoded by the coding sequence ATGACTAAAAAGAAAATTTTCTCTGGAGTACAACCTTCAGCCATTCCAACCATTGGAAACTACATTGGTGCGATGAAAAACTTCGTTGCCTTACAAGACGAATATGATTGCACATACTGTATCGTAAACCAACATGCGATTACGGTTCCACAAGACCCTAAAAAATTAAAAGAACAAACTCGTTCACTAGCTGCTTTATACTTAGCCATTGGATTAGATCCTGAAAAATCTACGATTTTCGTTCAATCTGAAGTGCCAGCACATGCTCAAGCGGCATGGATTGTACAATGTAATGTAGGTGTTGGAGAATTAGAACGTATGACACAATACAAAGATAAATCTCAAAAACAACAATCTGTATCAGCAGGTTTATTAACTTATCCACCATTAATGGTAGCAGATATTATTTTATACAATGCTGAAGTTGTTCCTGTTGGGGAAGACCAAAAACAACATATGGAATTAACACGTGACTTCGTAGCTCGTTTTAATAGCCGTTATGGAAATGGTAATGAATTATTAAAAATGCCTGAACCATTTATTCCAAAAGCAGGCGCACGTGTTATGAGCTTACAAACTCCTACGAAAAAAATGAGTAAATCAGATGCCAATGTGAAAGAATACATTAGTATGTTAGATGAACCAGCAACCATTCGTAAAAAAATTAAGAGCGCTGTAACTGATTCAAGTGGTGTCATTGAATACAATCCAACTGAAAAACCAGGAATTTCAAACCTTTTAACAATCTTTAGCGCATTTTCAAACCGTAGTATTGAAGATTTAGTAGAAACTTATAAAGATTCAGGATATGGAGCATTCAAAACTGATTTAGCAGAAGCGATTCTAGCAGTGATGGAACCAATCCAAAAACGTTACTATGAATTACTAAACTCTAAACAATTAGATGAAATCTTAGATGAAGGAGCTAAAAAAGCAAACGCTGTTGCTTCTAAAACTCTTCGTAAAATGGAAAAAGCTGTCGGCTTTGCAAGATAA
- a CDS encoding branched-chain amino acid aminotransferase, whose product MTKKVDLDWKNLGFGYIKTDYRYISYYKDEQWDNGALVEDNVLHISEASTALHYGQQAFEGLKAYRCKDGSINLFRPDQNAARFARSCTRLLMPEFPQERFVEAIKEVVRANEHWIPPYGTGGSLYIRPLMIGVGDTMGVGPAPEYIFTIFVMPVGAYFKGGLTPTSFVVSEYDRAAPVGTGAAKVGGNYAASLLPGKEAKKRQFSDCIYLDPLTHTKIEEVGAANFFGITKDNQFITPYSPSILPSITKYSLLWLAEHRLGMVVKEADIYVDRLDEFTEAGACGTAAVISPIAGIQNGDDFHVFYSETEVGPVTRRLYDELVGIQYGDVEAPEGWIQKV is encoded by the coding sequence ATGACAAAAAAAGTAGACTTAGATTGGAAAAATTTAGGCTTCGGCTATATTAAAACAGACTATCGTTATATTAGCTATTATAAAGATGAACAGTGGGATAATGGAGCTTTAGTAGAAGATAATGTACTTCATATTAGTGAAGCATCAACAGCACTTCATTATGGACAACAAGCTTTTGAAGGATTGAAAGCTTATCGTTGTAAAGATGGTAGCATTAATTTATTCCGTCCAGACCAAAATGCGGCACGTTTTGCACGTTCTTGTACTCGGTTATTAATGCCAGAATTTCCTCAAGAACGGTTTGTTGAAGCGATTAAGGAAGTTGTTCGTGCAAATGAACATTGGATTCCACCATATGGAACAGGTGGAAGTTTATATATTCGTCCATTAATGATTGGGGTAGGCGATACAATGGGAGTAGGCCCAGCTCCAGAATATATTTTCACTATTTTCGTGATGCCAGTTGGAGCTTATTTCAAAGGTGGCTTAACACCAACGAGCTTTGTAGTGAGTGAATATGACCGTGCCGCTCCTGTAGGAACGGGTGCTGCAAAAGTTGGAGGAAACTATGCAGCTAGCTTATTACCTGGTAAAGAAGCTAAAAAACGTCAATTTAGTGACTGTATTTATTTAGATCCATTAACACATACTAAAATTGAAGAAGTTGGAGCTGCGAATTTCTTTGGAATTACGAAAGATAATCAATTCATTACTCCATATTCTCCATCTATTTTACCAAGTATTACAAAATACTCATTATTATGGTTAGCGGAACACCGTTTAGGAATGGTTGTAAAAGAAGCAGATATTTATGTAGATCGTTTAGATGAATTTACAGAAGCTGGAGCTTGTGGTACAGCAGCGGTTATTTCACCAATTGCTGGAATCCAAAATGGAGATGACTTCCATGTATTCTATTCAGAAACAGAAGTAGGACCAGTGACTCGTCGTTTATATGACGAATTAGTAGGAATTCAATATGGAGATGTAGAAGCTCCAGAAGGTTGGATTCAAAAAGTATAA
- a CDS encoding peptidylprolyl isomerase, whose protein sequence is MKKTMMGMLAVASTLALAACSNNQSAVATSKAGNVTQEELYKALKATAGEQTLQRLVLQKVLENDAKDKKALEEEAKTEVANQVKQYGGEDALKAVLARSGFTSVDAYRDTVYLNKLITAAVKKANKFSDEEVQKYYDSWEPKATAQHILIGVAQNASDEDKAEAKKKAEDIIKQLKDGADFDTLAKENSTDKSTAENGGKVGPFKRSDMVKEFADAAYGLKVGSITEEPVLTQYGYHVIKLVDKPEKGSLNDVRSTLEEELLAEKLKDKATIHSVVSSLVKDADVKITDDTLKNALKDFSDNTPNVTEQSQTTEN, encoded by the coding sequence ATGAAAAAAACTATGATGGGGATGTTAGCGGTAGCATCAACTTTAGCGTTAGCAGCGTGTTCGAATAATCAATCAGCTGTAGCGACTTCAAAAGCAGGGAATGTTACCCAAGAAGAGTTGTATAAAGCATTAAAAGCGACGGCAGGAGAACAAACATTACAACGATTAGTGTTACAAAAAGTTTTAGAAAATGATGCAAAAGATAAAAAAGCTTTAGAAGAAGAAGCAAAAACAGAAGTTGCAAATCAAGTAAAACAATATGGTGGAGAAGATGCTTTAAAAGCAGTATTAGCTCGTAGTGGATTTACTTCAGTGGATGCTTACCGTGATACAGTTTACTTAAACAAATTAATTACAGCAGCTGTTAAAAAAGCGAATAAATTTAGTGATGAAGAAGTTCAAAAATATTATGATTCATGGGAGCCAAAAGCAACAGCTCAACATATTTTAATTGGTGTCGCTCAAAATGCATCTGATGAAGATAAAGCTGAAGCGAAGAAAAAAGCTGAAGATATCATTAAACAATTAAAAGATGGCGCTGATTTTGATACTTTAGCAAAAGAAAATTCAACAGATAAAAGTACGGCAGAAAATGGTGGGAAAGTTGGACCATTTAAACGTTCTGACATGGTAAAAGAATTTGCTGATGCAGCTTATGGCCTAAAAGTAGGATCAATCACAGAAGAACCAGTATTAACTCAATATGGTTACCATGTGATTAAATTAGTCGACAAACCTGAAAAAGGTTCATTAAACGATGTACGTTCTACATTAGAAGAGGAATTATTAGCTGAGAAATTAAAAGATAAAGCTACCATTCATTCAGTAGTTTCTTCATTAGTGAAAGATGCAGATGTGAAAATTACAGATGATACATTGAAAAATGCTTTGAAAGATTTTTCTGATAACACACCAAATGTAACAGAACAATCGCAAACAACAGAGAATTAG
- a CDS encoding MalY/PatB family protein, with the protein MNQFDKEFDRSITGTRKWNPDLLKEKNPRGNNIIAMDLADIDFECAPSIKEALVNRALMPDYSYTFVPDSFYDAVINWNKKYFNLDIKKEWVRLTFGTISALHNIVQALTDVGDYVMIHTPAYAPFAESVINNGRKLICNDLILAENRYYIDFAKMESDIIKYNVKLFILCNPQNPSGRVWTAQELNQLGNICKRNQVYLISDEIHRDVVFSNSKFISLWNANDKVMDSSVLCVSPNKGFNLGGLKTSYIVIPNESLREKIYARLSANYVTSPHVFAVPAIEAAYRYEHEWLEEMVTYIEENHNYVEDFIQKNLPKFKLMKAESSFLVWIYVGDFLKTEEEISTFFQYANLTVVLGSYFVSNAEGFVRLNIGMQRYKLEEAFNRIKTMYDFYK; encoded by the coding sequence ATGAATCAGTTTGATAAGGAATTTGATAGGAGCATAACAGGAACTAGAAAGTGGAATCCTGATTTACTTAAAGAAAAAAATCCAAGAGGTAATAATATTATTGCTATGGATTTAGCTGATATTGATTTTGAATGCGCTCCTTCTATTAAGGAGGCGTTAGTAAACAGAGCCTTAATGCCAGATTATAGCTATACTTTTGTCCCAGATAGTTTCTATGATGCTGTTATAAATTGGAACAAAAAATATTTTAACTTAGATATAAAGAAAGAATGGGTGCGTCTAACTTTTGGGACGATATCAGCGTTGCATAATATTGTCCAAGCATTAACTGATGTAGGTGATTATGTAATGATTCATACACCTGCTTATGCTCCCTTTGCCGAATCTGTAATTAATAACGGAAGAAAATTAATCTGTAACGATTTGATTTTGGCAGAAAATCGTTATTATATAGATTTCGCTAAAATGGAATCTGACATAATAAAGTATAATGTAAAGTTGTTTATACTGTGTAATCCACAAAATCCGTCTGGGAGAGTCTGGACAGCTCAAGAGTTGAATCAATTGGGGAACATATGTAAAAGAAATCAAGTATATTTGATTTCTGATGAAATTCATCGAGACGTTGTTTTTTCAAATAGTAAATTTATTAGTTTATGGAATGCAAATGATAAGGTAATGGATTCAAGTGTTTTATGTGTGTCTCCAAATAAAGGGTTTAATTTAGGTGGGTTGAAGACATCCTATATAGTTATCCCAAATGAAAGTTTGCGGGAGAAAATTTATGCTAGGTTATCTGCAAATTATGTCACTTCCCCTCATGTTTTTGCAGTTCCAGCAATAGAAGCTGCATATAGATATGAACATGAATGGTTAGAAGAAATGGTAACTTACATTGAAGAAAATCATAATTATGTTGAAGATTTTATTCAAAAGAACTTACCTAAATTTAAATTGATGAAGGCAGAATCTTCCTTCTTAGTGTGGATTTATGTAGGGGATTTTTTGAAGACAGAAGAAGAAATTAGTACTTTTTTTCAATATGCAAACCTTACAGTAGTATTAGGTAGCTATTTTGTGTCTAATGCTGAAGGATTTGTACGATTAAACATAGGGATGCAAAGATATAAGCTGGAAGAAGCATTTAATAGAATAAAAACAATGTATGATTTTTATAAATAG
- a CDS encoding aminopeptidase P family protein, with translation MNKIDNIRKLIKTKELDAIVITNKTTKQYLGAVTGSGSILVITLDECIQFMDGRYQNEICRIENVVNKVLPNRDYYTPIIEFFKKNNFIKIGVENEGISIQKYLLLSEKFEIHQIGEEIVKIRMIKDEEEIRKIRISCELTDQILLRVLPQIRVGMTEKELVGIIYNECFKMGADRLSFEPIVASGWRGSLPHGRPTDKVIQKGELVTIDFGIVLDHYQSDMTRTVGIEFVEKELENIYNVVQKAQQASVDFVQPEVIANKVDEIARNIITEAGYGEFFTHGLGHGIGIGGDYPMMNATSNTVLRENMVLTCEPGIYIPKLGGVRIEDVVCVLSDRGEALTKSDKSLIMVG, from the coding sequence ATGAATAAAATTGACAATATTAGAAAGTTAATAAAAACCAAAGAGTTAGATGCAATAGTAATTACGAATAAAACTACTAAACAATATTTGGGAGCTGTAACAGGAAGTGGCTCGATTTTGGTAATTACGTTAGATGAATGTATTCAATTCATGGATGGACGATACCAAAATGAAATTTGTAGAATCGAAAATGTTGTTAATAAGGTTTTACCTAATAGAGATTACTATACACCTATTATTGAGTTTTTTAAAAAGAATAACTTCATAAAAATAGGAGTTGAAAATGAAGGGATTTCTATTCAAAAATATTTATTACTTTCTGAAAAATTTGAAATTCACCAAATAGGAGAAGAAATTGTAAAAATCAGAATGATTAAAGACGAAGAGGAAATTCGTAAAATTCGAATTTCTTGTGAATTAACAGATCAAATTTTATTGCGTGTTTTACCTCAGATTAGAGTGGGGATGACAGAAAAAGAATTAGTAGGGATTATTTACAATGAATGTTTTAAAATGGGTGCTGATAGATTATCATTTGAACCTATTGTAGCGAGTGGTTGGAGAGGTTCTCTGCCACACGGAAGACCTACAGATAAAGTTATTCAAAAAGGTGAGCTTGTAACTATTGATTTTGGTATAGTCTTAGATCATTATCAATCTGATATGACTAGAACCGTAGGAATAGAATTTGTAGAGAAAGAATTAGAAAATATCTATAATGTTGTACAAAAAGCTCAACAAGCTTCTGTTGATTTTGTTCAACCCGAAGTAATCGCAAATAAAGTAGATGAAATAGCAAGAAATATTATAACTGAAGCTGGATATGGAGAGTTTTTCACACATGGATTAGGTCATGGAATAGGAATCGGTGGAGATTATCCGATGATGAATGCTACTAGTAATACTGTTTTACGTGAAAATATGGTTTTGACTTGTGAACCAGGAATTTATATTCCAAAATTAGGTGGAGTAAGAATTGAAGATGTTGTTTGCGTATTATCGGATAGAGGAGAGGCGCTTACGAAAAGTGATAAATCATTAATAATGGTGGGATGA
- a CDS encoding PTS sugar transporter subunit IIC, with the protein MFDKFSEFMNRFFLPLARKVDNQPHLSAIKAGMVAMTPFTILGSFFAILPALPNMLGEENAISQFITSNAELFDLPVTLSIGLIGLYACLAISYNLGKYYKLYIPGCMTLATFAFLFMVATFNEQGHLMLKNLGARGLFTAMLVALATVELYNFCKKRNLTIRMPEGVPDFVSQSFELIPVTLIVGGTFIALRFVFLNVIGELPPTILTRFLTPLVGSMDNPWAVLLLNFAICTIFFFGIHSSVFSPITRPIMVAFIAENIAAMQAGEPLPHFFTAGTSSAFFGFTGCGISIGCIVACMLSKNKRYQQIGKVSLFPALFGINEPILFGAPIILNPIMFIPHVFGGAIIGTFPMFLMHWGLLNKPIFDPPYVGIFLEGFLTNGDWRTIIVCAIQLVASVAIYWPFFKIMEKQDEIAALTQNNKEIFTKEEENLLDDLDLDF; encoded by the coding sequence ATGTTTGATAAATTTTCAGAATTCATGAATCGTTTTTTCTTGCCTCTTGCAAGAAAAGTTGATAATCAACCACATCTTAGCGCTATTAAAGCGGGAATGGTTGCGATGACACCATTTACAATTCTAGGAAGTTTTTTTGCAATATTACCAGCTTTACCTAACATGTTAGGTGAAGAAAATGCAATTAGTCAATTTATTACTAGTAACGCAGAATTATTTGATTTGCCAGTAACTCTTTCAATAGGATTGATTGGATTGTATGCGTGTTTAGCTATTTCTTATAACTTAGGTAAATACTATAAATTATATATTCCAGGTTGTATGACTTTAGCTACATTTGCATTTTTATTTATGGTTGCAACGTTTAACGAACAAGGTCATTTGATGTTGAAAAATTTGGGAGCTAGAGGTTTATTTACAGCCATGTTAGTAGCCTTAGCTACAGTGGAGTTATATAATTTCTGTAAAAAACGTAATTTAACGATTCGAATGCCTGAAGGTGTTCCTGATTTTGTATCTCAATCTTTTGAACTAATTCCAGTAACTTTAATTGTAGGTGGCACATTCATTGCTTTACGTTTTGTATTTTTAAATGTTATTGGAGAATTACCTCCAACAATTTTAACACGATTTTTAACTCCGTTAGTCGGTAGTATGGATAATCCTTGGGCAGTTTTATTGTTAAATTTTGCGATTTGTACAATTTTCTTCTTTGGTATTCATTCATCAGTATTTAGCCCAATTACTCGTCCGATAATGGTAGCTTTTATTGCTGAAAACATAGCAGCAATGCAAGCAGGTGAACCTCTTCCTCACTTTTTTACTGCAGGAACTTCAAGTGCATTCTTTGGATTTACAGGATGTGGTATTAGTATTGGATGTATTGTAGCTTGTATGCTATCAAAAAATAAGAGATATCAACAAATCGGAAAAGTTTCTCTTTTCCCAGCTTTATTTGGTATTAATGAACCTATTTTATTTGGTGCACCAATTATTTTGAATCCAATTATGTTTATTCCTCACGTTTTTGGTGGTGCTATTATTGGTACGTTTCCAATGTTTTTGATGCACTGGGGACTTTTAAATAAACCAATTTTTGACCCTCCTTATGTAGGTATTTTCTTAGAAGGATTTTTAACAAATGGAGATTGGCGAACAATTATTGTATGCGCAATTCAATTAGTGGCATCAGTTGCTATTTATTGGCCATTCTTTAAAATTATGGAAAAACAAGATGAAATTGCAGCGTTAACACAAAATAACAAAGAAATATTTACAAAAGAAGAAGAAAATCTTTTAGATGATTTAGATTTAGATTTTTAG
- a CDS encoding PTS sugar transporter subunit IIB: MKILLCCAGGFSTNMLMQNMKKVVKQSEKLNEEDFDFTAIPADSLEGIVENWDIVLIGPQIAHKIDFIHSVIDPLDIPCAVIDKDVYGQMDGATVMKLALVTYKKHQLSKQK, encoded by the coding sequence ATGAAAATTTTATTATGTTGTGCAGGTGGATTTTCAACTAATATGTTAATGCAAAATATGAAGAAGGTTGTTAAACAAAGTGAAAAATTAAATGAAGAAGACTTTGATTTTACAGCAATTCCTGCAGATTCTTTAGAAGGTATTGTAGAAAATTGGGATATTGTGTTAATAGGACCACAAATTGCCCATAAAATAGATTTTATTCATTCAGTTATTGATCCATTAGATATTCCATGTGCTGTAATTGATAAAGATGTATATGGTCAAATGGATGGAGCGACAGTAATGAAATTAGCTTTAGTAACGTATAAAAAACATCAATTATCGAAACAAAAATAA